A DNA window from Zingiber officinale cultivar Zhangliang chromosome 3A, Zo_v1.1, whole genome shotgun sequence contains the following coding sequences:
- the LOC122051242 gene encoding F-box protein At5g06550-like, with amino-acid sequence MPSTFHGLTRRKPPAAITKKKNKKRKRSVIAFPKMAPELCPEVEEVEDEEDEEDMEEGAEVLGFKLKPSASSRFHAIQPLGNLLLLGGPSSSANARDVGLGALRILPDDLLLDVLAFLPARDLAVLSSTSRSLYVFGTHDPLWRTLVLERFHGDFLFCGSWRSTYLASASRTLPLPPSETLVIRNFYSDYLFQSWLCASIEMKPEWLKIDNIERRRGISVEEFIDTFEDPNKPVLLQGCLDTWPAMKRWNRERLVRICSDVKFAVGPVEMTMERYFKYSDAAKEERPLYLFDPKFADKVLELGSEYEVPIYFREDLFSVLGKERPDYRWIIIGPAGSGSSFHVDPNSTSAWNAVIKGSKKWVMFPPEIVPPGVHPSADGAEVACPVSIMEWFMNFYAACRTWKKRPVECVCRAGEVVFVPNGWWHLVINLEDSIAITQNYVSRSNLLNVLDFLQKPNARELVSGTKDRVNLFDKFKTAIDASYPGMIHEVTAKVQEKMAEKKRPSFWESVTDAKAGGFKFSLI; translated from the exons ATGCCGAGCACCTTCCACGGTCTCACCCGAAGGAAGCCACCGGCGGCCAtcacgaagaagaagaataagaagcgGAAGAGATCAGTCATCGCCTTCCCCAAAATGGCACCTGAACTATGCCCTGAAGTTGAAGAAGTCGAGGATGAAGAGGATGAGGAGGACATGGAGGAGGGAGCGGAGGTGCTGGGGTTCAAGCTGAAACCCTCCGCTTCTTCACGTTTCCACGCGATCCAACCCTTAGGAAATTTACTTCTCCTTGGAGGCCCTTCCTCTTCCGCCAACGCCCGCGACGTTGGCCTCGGCGCCCTCCGCATCCTCCCTGACGACCTCCTCCTCGACGTTCTCGCCTTCCTCCCCGCGCGAGACCTCGCCGTCCTCTCTTCCACCAGCCGCTCTCTGTACGTCTTCGGCACCCACGACCCTCTCTGGCGCACCCTCGTCCTCGAACGCTTTCACGGTGACTTCCTGTTTTGCGGCTCTTGGAGGTCGACCTACCTCGCCTCTGCATCCAGAACCCTGCCACTGCCTCCCTCTGAGACTCTAGTAATCAGGAACTTCTACTCGGATTACCTCTTCCAGAGCTGGCTCTGCGCCAGCATCGAGATGAAGCCCGAGTGGCTCAAGATCGACAACATCGAGAGGCGCCGTGGCATCTCGGTCGAGGAATTCATTGACACCTTTGAGGATCCTAATAAGCCTGTTTTACTACAAGGATGTCTCGACACCTGGCCGGCTATGAAAAGGTGGAACCGAGAACGACTAGTGCGAATTTGTAGTGACGTTAAATTCGCAGTTGGTCCAGTGGAGATGACAATGGAAAGGTATTTCAAGTATTCTGATGCCGCAAAGGAGGAGCGGCCTCTTTACCTCTTCGATCCAAAGTTTGCAGACAAGGTGCTCGAGTTGGGTTCTGAGTATGAGGTTCCAATATACTTCAGGGAAGATTTGTTTTCTGTGCTTGGAAAGGAGCGGCCGGACTACCGGTGGATCATAATTGGACCTGCGGGTTCTGGGTCGTCATTCCATGTTGACCCAAACTCTACTTCCGCTTGGAATGCAGTTATCAAGGGATCAAAGAAGTGGGTCATGTTCCCACCAGAGATCGTGCCACCAGGAGTGCATCCTAGTGCTGATGGAGCTGAGGTTGCTTGTCCAGTGTCCATCATGGAGTGGTTCATGAACTTCTATGCAGCATGTAGAACATGGAAGAAGAGGCCAGTGGAGTGTGTGTGCAGAGCAGGGGAGGTAGTATTCGTACCCAACGGATGGTGGCATTTGGTGATCAATCTTGAGGATTCTATAGCCATTACACAGAATTATGTAAGCCG GAGTAATTTACTGAATGTTCTGGATTTTCTTCAGAAGCCTAATGCCAGAGAGCTCGTCTCCGGAACCAAAGACAGGGTAAATCTGTTCGATAAGTTCAAAACTGCCATTGACGCATCATATCCTGGAATGATCCATGAGGTCACAGCAAAAGTACAGGAGAAGATGGCCGAGAAGAAAAGGCCATCGTTTTGGGAATCTGTTACTGatgccaaggcaggaggattcaAGTTCTCACTGATATAG
- the LOC122051243 gene encoding tetratricopeptide repeat protein 4 homolog isoform X1, whose protein sequence is MALWMDAGAYPVSESEKADLEAIAAIKESAAIELKEKGNQFVKMGKKHYKEAIDCYTRAIDQKILNDSEQSVIFANRAQVNLLMGNHRRALTDAEEAIKLCPMNVKGYYRAAKAAFSLNLFSEATSLCQRGLEQMPSNEEMKKLFVQIDLQRQEEENKKTQILEVVAAAKMLSSALENRGLKFGKAQYQELTGVRKPVLDKSGILHWSVILLYAEVMSSDFIEDFCETDVFSSHLDMMFSESSQPLPWDENHAYTRDAVELYYQASMGTLLSKKEVLKYLLDGTVKSGLDGLFDEDKDLEKELDNRVSFPGNNHGKWIKVNEKKTLLDILRQPDYIIPAIPVFYVVSKKSAFYKDFKAGKWSPP, encoded by the exons ATGGCGCTATGGATGGACGCGGGGGCGTATCCTGTCTCTGAGAGCGAGAAGGCGGACTTGGAGGCAATCGCCGCCATCAAAGAATCCGCCGCCATCGAGCTCAAG GAAAAAGGTAATCAGTTTGTGAAAATGGGTAAAAAGCATTACAAGGAGGCAATTGATTGTTACACCAGGGCAATTGATCAGAAAATTCTCAATGACTCAGAACAGTCAGTCATCTTTGCTAATCGTGCCCAAGTGAATTTGCTCATGGGCAATCATAGACGTGCTTTAACTGATGCTGAAGAAGCAATTAAGCTATGCCCAATGAATGTCAAG GGATACTATAGAGCTGCCAAGGCTGCCTTTTCCTTGAACCTATTTTCTGAAGCCACCTCACTTTGTCAAAGGGGACTTGAACAAATGCCctctaatgaagagatgaagAAATTGTTTGTGCAAATTGATTTGcagaggcaagaagaagaaaataaaaaaactcaAATATTAGAAGTCGTTGCTGCAGCTAAG ATGCTTTCATCTGCTTTGGAGAATAGAGGACTAAAATTTGGGAAGGCCCAGTATCAAGAACTAACTGGAGTGAGAAAACCTGTATTAGACAAAAGTGGGATTCTTCATTGGTCAGTCATACTTCTTTATGCAGAGGTTATGTCCAGTGACTTCATTGAGGACTTCTGTGAAACTGACGTGTTCTCATCCCATCTCGACATG atgttttcAGAAAGTTCCCAGCCATTACCATGGGATGAGAATCATGCTTATACTAGAGATGCAGTTGAATTGTACTATCAG GCTAGCATGGGGACTCTTTTATCAAAGAAGGAAGTTCTCAAGTATCTGTTAGATGGCACAGTGAAGTCTGGTCTTGATGGCCTATTTGATGAAGATAAGGATTTAGAGAAAGAGCTGGATAATAGAGTCTCTTTTCCAG GAAACAATCATGGTAAATGGATCAAGGTGAATGAGAAAAAAACACTCCTTGACATCTTACGGCAGCCTGACTACATCATTCCAGCTATCCCAG TTTTCTATGTGGTTTCGAAGAAATCTGCTTTTTATAAAGACTTCAAAGCCGGAAAATGGTCACCTCCATGA
- the LOC122051243 gene encoding tetratricopeptide repeat protein 4 homolog isoform X2, translating into MGKKHYKEAIDCYTRAIDQKILNDSEQSVIFANRAQVNLLMGNHRRALTDAEEAIKLCPMNVKGYYRAAKAAFSLNLFSEATSLCQRGLEQMPSNEEMKKLFVQIDLQRQEEENKKTQILEVVAAAKMLSSALENRGLKFGKAQYQELTGVRKPVLDKSGILHWSVILLYAEVMSSDFIEDFCETDVFSSHLDMMFSESSQPLPWDENHAYTRDAVELYYQASMGTLLSKKEVLKYLLDGTVKSGLDGLFDEDKDLEKELDNRVSFPGNNHGKWIKVNEKKTLLDILRQPDYIIPAIPVFYVVSKKSAFYKDFKAGKWSPP; encoded by the exons ATGGGTAAAAAGCATTACAAGGAGGCAATTGATTGTTACACCAGGGCAATTGATCAGAAAATTCTCAATGACTCAGAACAGTCAGTCATCTTTGCTAATCGTGCCCAAGTGAATTTGCTCATGGGCAATCATAGACGTGCTTTAACTGATGCTGAAGAAGCAATTAAGCTATGCCCAATGAATGTCAAG GGATACTATAGAGCTGCCAAGGCTGCCTTTTCCTTGAACCTATTTTCTGAAGCCACCTCACTTTGTCAAAGGGGACTTGAACAAATGCCctctaatgaagagatgaagAAATTGTTTGTGCAAATTGATTTGcagaggcaagaagaagaaaataaaaaaactcaAATATTAGAAGTCGTTGCTGCAGCTAAG ATGCTTTCATCTGCTTTGGAGAATAGAGGACTAAAATTTGGGAAGGCCCAGTATCAAGAACTAACTGGAGTGAGAAAACCTGTATTAGACAAAAGTGGGATTCTTCATTGGTCAGTCATACTTCTTTATGCAGAGGTTATGTCCAGTGACTTCATTGAGGACTTCTGTGAAACTGACGTGTTCTCATCCCATCTCGACATG atgttttcAGAAAGTTCCCAGCCATTACCATGGGATGAGAATCATGCTTATACTAGAGATGCAGTTGAATTGTACTATCAG GCTAGCATGGGGACTCTTTTATCAAAGAAGGAAGTTCTCAAGTATCTGTTAGATGGCACAGTGAAGTCTGGTCTTGATGGCCTATTTGATGAAGATAAGGATTTAGAGAAAGAGCTGGATAATAGAGTCTCTTTTCCAG GAAACAATCATGGTAAATGGATCAAGGTGAATGAGAAAAAAACACTCCTTGACATCTTACGGCAGCCTGACTACATCATTCCAGCTATCCCAG TTTTCTATGTGGTTTCGAAGAAATCTGCTTTTTATAAAGACTTCAAAGCCGGAAAATGGTCACCTCCATGA